One Nocardia huaxiensis genomic window, GGCTCCGGTTACAACCTGGACGTGGTCGTGCACGCCGGGGCCGGGGCCTACATCTGCGGTGAGGAAACCGCACTGCTCGACTCCCTCGAAGGCCGGCGCGGCCAGCCGCGCCTGCGCCCGCCGTTCCCCGCCGTCGCCGGGCTCTACGCCTGCCCGACCGTGGTCAACAATGTGGAATCCATCGCCTCCGTGCCGGCGATCATCGTCAACGGCGTCGACTGGTTCCGCGGGTTCGGCACCGAGAAATCCCCGGGCTTCACCCTGTACTCGCTCTCGGGTCACGTGACACGACCCGGCCAGTACGAGGCACCGTTGGGAATCACCTTGCGGGAGTTGCTGACTCACGCCGGCGGGGTCCGCGCGGGCCACACCCTCAAGTTCTGGACGCCGGGCGGCTCCTCCACCCCGATCTTCACCGCCGAACACCTCGACGTCCCCCTCGACTACGAGGGCGTCGCCGCCGCCGGATCCATGCTCGGCACCAAGGCCTTGCAGATCTTCGACGACACCACCTGCGTGGTGCGTGCCGTGCTGCGCTGGACCGAGTTCTACGCCCACGAATCCTGCGGCAAATGCACCCCCTGCCGCGAAGGCACCTACTGGCTCGTCCAACTGCTCGAGCGGCTCGAGAACGGCCAGGGCCACTTCACCGACCTCGACAAACTCGCCGACATCGCCGACAACATCAACGGCAAATCGTTCTGCGCCCTCGGCGACGGCGCGGCCAGCCCGATCTTCTCCTCCCTGAAGTACTTCCGTGACGAGTACGCCGACCACATCACCGGCGGCGCCTGCCCGTTCGACCCGGCCCGATCCACCCTCTGGGCTGAAGGAGAGCGATGACCAGCACAGTCAGCTCCAGCACCAGCGGCGGCCTCACCCCGGCCGAGCTGGTCAGCGTCACCATCGACGGCACCACGGTCTCGGTGCCGCCGGGCACCCTGCTCATCCGCGCCGCCGAACTCATCGGCATCCAGATCCCGCGCTTCTGCGACCATCCGCTGCTCGACCCGGTCGGCGCGTGCAGACAGTGCCTGGTCGAAGTGGAGGGGCAGCGCAAACCCGTCGCCTCCTGCACCATGACCGTCGCCGACGGCATGGTCGTCAACACCCAGCTCACCTCACCCGCCGCCGAAAAGGCGCAAGAGGGCGTGATGGAGCTGCTGCTCATCAACCACCCCCTGGACTGCCCGGTCTGCGACAAGGGCGGGGAATGCCCGCTGCAGAACCAGGCCATGTCCAACGGGCGCGCCGAATCCCGCTTCGACGGGGTGAAACGCACCTACCCGAAACCGATTCCGCTGTCCTCGGCCATCCTGCTCGACCGGGAACGGTGCGTGCTGTGCGCGCGCTGCACCCGGTTCTCCCAGCAGGTCGCCGGTGACCCGTTCATCGAGTTGATGGATCGCGGCGCGCTCCAGCAGGTCGGCATCGCGGCCGGGGAACCCCTGGATTCGTACTTCTCCGGCAATACCGTGCAGATCTGCCCGGTGGGCGCGCTCACCGGCAGCACCTACCGATTCCGGGCGCGGCCATTCGATCTCGTATCCAGCCCGGCCGTGTGCGAGCACTGCGCCTCCGGATGCGCGCAGCGCACCGACCATCGGCGCGGGAAGGTCATGCGCCGGCTCGCCGGTGACGACCCGCAGGTCAACGAGGAATGGAACTGCGACAAGGGACGATTCGCCTTCGCCTACGCCACCGAACGCGACCGGCTCACCACCCCGCTGGTGCGCAGCTGGAACGGGCAGTTGCAGCCCGCCTCCTGGTCCGAGGCCATCGCCGCCGCGGCCCGCGGGCTGGCCGCCGCACGCGGTAATGCCGGTGTGCTCGTCGGCGGACGCGTCACCCTCGAGGACGCCTACGCCTACTCGAAGTTCGCGCGAGTCGCATTGGACACCAACGATATCGACTTCCGGGCGCGTGATCACTCGGCCGAGGAAGCCGACTTCCTGGCCGCCCGCGTCGCCGGACAGGGCATCACCGTCGACTACGCGGCCCTGGAACGCGCACCCATCGTGCTGCTTGCCGGATTCGAAGCCGAAGAGGAATCGCCGATCATCTACCTGCGGCTGCGTAAAGCCGCGCGCAAGAACGGGATCGGGATTCTGTCGCTCGCGCCCTACGAGACGCGCGGCCTGCAACGAATGAACGGCACCCTGGTGCCCACCGCACCCGGCGCCGAACCGCACGTGCTCGAAGCCCTGCGCACCGGCGACACCAATGCCGCCGCACTGGATCCGGCCTGGCTCGCCGACATCAACGCCCTGCTGCGCTCGCCCGGCGCGATCATTCTCGTGGGTGAACGGCTCGGCGGCATCCCCGGTGGTTTGTCCGCCGCCGCACGCCTGGCCGACGACACCGGGGCAGCGCTGGCCTGGGTGCCGCGTCGGGCCGGGGAACGCGGCGCGCTCGAGGCCGGCGCCCTGCCCGGGTTGCTGCCCGGTGGGCGCGTCGTCACCGATTCCGTTGCCCGCCACCAGGTTCGCGACGCCTGGGGTGTCGAGGAACTGCCCGCCGAACCCGGCCGCGACACCGCCGCCATCCTCGCCGCCGCACCCACCCTCGGGGCCATCCTCGTCGGCGGCGTCGAAGTCGGCGACCTGCCCGACCCGCACGCCGCGCTCACCGCCATCGACGCCGCCAGCTTCGTCGTCTCGATGGAACTGCGGCGCAGCGACATCAGCGACCGCGCCGACGTCGTGTTCCCCGTCGCCTCCGCCATGGAGAAGACCGGCACCTTCCTCACCTGGGAAGGCCGCCACCGCCAATTCGACGCCGCCCTGCGCGATTCCACCGTCCGCCGCGAACCCGCACCGCTGGCCGAATACCGGGTCCTCGACGCCATCGCCCACGAAATGGGTGTGCGCCTGGGCCTGCCGGACGCCGCCAGCGCCCGCGCCGAACTCGCCGACCTCGGCGTATGGGACGGACCGGCCGTGCCGACACCCCAGCACCGCCCGCACCCTATCGCGCAACCCGCCTCCGGCACCGCGGTGCTCTCGGCCTGGCGCATGCTCATCGACCGCGGCCGCGGCCAGGACGGCGAACCCAACCTCGCCGGCACCGCCCGCACCCCCGTGGTGCGCCTGTCCCCGGCCACCGCCGCCGAAATCGGCGCCACCACAGGCGATCCCGTCACCGTCGGCAACGACCACGGCCACATCACCCTGCCGCTGGTCATCACCGAGATGCCCGACCGCGTGGTGTGGCTGCCCATGAATTCCCCCGGCTCCGATGTGCTGGTGCAACTGGGCACCACACCGGGCCACATCGTGCGCATCCGACGGGAGGACCACCGTGAGTGACCTGGCCCTGCAACTCCTGGCCGCCCAGCCCGGAGACTACGGCGGGCTCGGCGTATTCGGGCGCGACCCGTGGTGGCTGATCCTCGTCAAATCGATCGGCATCTTCGTGTTCCTGCTGCTGACCCCCATGCTGGCCGTCTACGCGGAACGAAAGATCGTGGCGTTCATGCAGATGCGCGTCGGCCCCAACCGGGTCGGGCCGCGCGGCACCCTGCAATCCATCGCCGACGGCGTGAAGATGCTGCTCAAAGAGGACATCATCCCCGCCATCGTCGACAAGCCCATCTTCATTCTGGCGCCGATCATTTCGCTCATCCCGGCCGTCATGGCCTTCGCGGTCATCCCGTTCGGGCCCGAAGTGTCCATGTTCGGGGTGCGGACACCGTTGCAGCTCACCGACATGCCCGTGGGTGTGCTCTACATCCTGGCCATGGCCTCGGTCGGCGTGTACGGCATCGTGCTCGCGGGCTGGGCGTCCGGGTCCACCTACCCGCTGCTGGGTGGACTGCGCTCCACCGCCCAGGTCATCTCCTACGAGATCGCCATGGCCCTGTGCTTCGCGGCGGTGTTCCTGCTCTCGGGCACCATGGCCACCTCCGGCATCGTCGAAGCCCAGTACGGCACCTGGTACGTCTTCCTGCTGCTGCCCTCGTTCCTCATCTACGCGGTCTCCATGGTCGGTGAAACCAACCGTGCGCCTTTCGATTTGCCCGAGGCCGAAGGTGAGCTGGTCGGCGGTTTCCACACCGAATACTCCTCGCTCAAATTCGCCATGTTCATGATGGCCGAGTACATCAATATGGCGACCGTGTCGGCGCTGGCCACCACACTGTTCTTCGGCGGCTGGCACGCGCCGTTCCCGATCAGCCTGTGGGCGGGCGCCAACTCCGGCTGGTGGCCCATGCTGTGGTTCACCGCCAAGGTGTGGCTGTTCCTGTTCGTATTCATCTGGCTGCGCGGCACCCTGCCGCGACTGCGCTACGACCAGTTCATGAACCTGGGCTGGAAGCTGCTCATCCCGGTCTCCCTCGCCTGGGTCATGTTCGTGGCCACGCTGCGGGTGCTCGAGAACGAGGGCTACCACGTGCAGACCCCGGGCATGGTCATCGGCGGCATCGTGGTCGCACTGCTGTTGCTGGGCATGGTGATTCGCGCCGGGCACGCCGGAGACGACCGTACCAAGGCCGCCCCCGACGCCACCGCGACCACCATGTACTCCGACTTCCCGGTCCCGCCCATGCCCACCGAACCGGCCAAGGCGAGCGCGAAACCGGGACTGCTGGAGCCGCTCGGCGGATTCTTCGTCACCTTCATGACGATGTTCAAAAAGCCCAACACCGAGCTCTACCCCGAGGTGAAAACCCCCACCGCGCCGCGCTATCACGGCCGGCACCAACTCAACCGGCATCCCGACGGGCTGGAAAAGTGCATCGGCTGCGAGCTGTGCGCATGGGCCTGCCCCGCCGACGCCATCTACGTCGAAGGCGCCGACAACACCGAGGAAGCCCGCTTCTCGCCCGGCGAACGCTACGGGCGCGTCTACCAGATCAACTACCTGCGCTGCATCGGCTGCGGCCTGTGCATCGAAGCCTGCCCCACCCGGGCGCTGACCATGACCAACGAATACGAACTGGCCGACGACAATCGCGCCGACCTCATCTACGAAAAGCAGGACCTGCTCGCCGACCTCCAAGCCGGCATGCTCGCCCCGCCGCACGCCATGTACCCCGGCGCGGACGAAGGCTCCTACTACCGCGGTGAAGTCCCCGGCGCGACAACCGAGTTGGCCGCATCGGAAGGCGGGCAGCGATGATCGACCATCTCGCCCAACAGGGCCAGCAACTCATCACCCACACCGGCACCGGCGAAGCCGTCCAATTCTGGATCCTCGCCGTCGTCGCCGTCGCCGGAGCACTCGGCATGGTGTGCGCCCGCAAAGCCGTGCACTCGGCCCTGTGCCTGGCCGCCACCATGATCACCCTGTCGGCGTTCTACATCGCCCAGAGCGCCCTGTTCCTGGGCATCGTGCAGATCGTCGTCTACACCGGCGCGGTCATGATGCTGTTCCTGTTCGTGCTCATGCTCGTCGGCGTCGACTCCGCCGAATCATTGAAGGAGACCCTGCGCGGGCATCGGCTCGCGGTGCTCATCGTCGGCATCGGCTTCGGCATGCTGCTCATCGCCGCCATCGCGCGCGGCATGAGCGCCGACAGCGTCGCCGACACCGGCGGCATCGGGCTCGGCGGCGACAACACCGTCGCCGCCCTGGCCGAACTGATCTTCGTGCGCTACGTGTGGGCATTCGAACTGACCGGGGCGCTGCTCATCACCGCCACCATCGGCGCCATGGTGCTCGCCCACCGCGAACGCTTCGGCCCGCCCACCGATCAGCGCGAACAGTCCAAACAGCGCTTCCGGGAAGGGAAACGGGTCACCCCGCTGCCCACCCCCGGCGTGTACGCCCGCCACAACGCCGTCGACACCCCCGCCCGGCTGCCCGACGGCTCCTTCGAGGAACTGTCGGTCTCCACCATCCTGCGGCACCGGCGCAACCGCGCCCACGAACAAGCCGCGGTGCTGTCGGTCGGCAACGGAAACAGCAACGGGCACAACGGCAACGGCAAGACCGGCGACCACTCTCACGAGGAAGGCTAGCGGTGAACCCGGACAACTATCTGTATCTCTCGGCGCTGCTGTTCACCATCGGCGCGGCCGGTGTGCTGGTGCGCCGCAACGCCATCGTGGTGTTCATGTGCATCGAGCTCATGCTCAACGCGGTCAATCTCGCCTTCGTCACCTTCGCCCGCCTGCACGGCAACCTCGACGGGCAGGTGTTCGCCTTCTTCACCATGGTCGTGGCCGCCGCCGAAGTCGTGGTCGGACTCGCCATCATCATGACCATCTTCCGTGCCCGCCGCTCGACCTCGGTCGACGACGCCAACCTGCTGCGGTACTGACATGGATACCGCACAGATGATGCTGTGGCTGCTGCCGGCCCTGCCGCTGGGTGGGGCCGTATTCCTGCTGCTGGCAGGACGATTCAGCGATGCGTGGGGACACCTCGTCGGTGTCGTGATGGCCCTGGCCTCCTTCGGGGTGGCAGCGTGGGCGTTCTTCGACATGCTCGACCGCGCCGACGGCGAACGCGCGGTGAGCCATTCACTGTTCAGCTGGGTGCCCGTCACCGGACTGCAGGTGGACTTCGCGCTGCAACTCGACCAGCTGTCGATGTGCTTCGCGCTGCTGATCACCGGCGTCGGATCGCTCATCCACATCTATTCGGTCGGCTACATGGCCCACGATCCGGGACGGCGGCGCTTCTTCGCCTACCTGAACCTGTTCCTCGCGGCCATGCTGGTGCTCGTGCTCGCCGGGAACTACCTGGTGCTCTACCTGGGCTGGGAAGCCGTCGGCCTGGCCTCCTACCTGCTCATCGGGTTCTGGTACCAGAAGCCTTCGGCGGCAACGGCAGCCAAGAAAGCCTTCATCGTCAACCGGGTCGGCGACATGGGATTGGCCATCGCGCTCATGGTCATGTTCGCCACCTTCGGCAGCATCGACTTCGCCACCGTGTTCGGGGCGGCCGGCGCGGCAGGCGAAGGGACGCTCACCGCGATCGGGTTGCTGCTGCTGTTGGGTGCGTGCGGCAAGTCCGCGCAGGTGCCGCTGCAATCCTGGCTCGGCGACGCCATGGAGGGTCCGACGCCGGTGTCGGCGCTCATCCACGCCGCCACCATGGTCACCGCCGGTGTGTACCTGATCGCGCGCTCGAACCCGATCTTCGATCTGGCGCCCGGTGCACAGGCCGCCGTGATGGCAGTCGGTGCAATCACTTTGCTGTTCGGTGCGATCATCGGCTGCGCCAAGGACGACATCAAGAAGGCGCTGGCCGCCTCGACCATGAGCCAGATCGGGTACATGATCCTGGCCGCCGGACTCGGCCCCGTCGGCTACGCCGCGGCCATCATGCACCTGCTCACCCACGGGTTCTTCAAGGCCGGACTGTTCCTCGGCGCCGGCTCGGTCATGCACGCCATGGACGACGAAACCGATATGCGACGCTACGGCGGGCTGCGCAAACTGCTGCCCATCACCTACGTCACCTTCGGCTTCGGCTACCTCGCCATCCTCGGCGTGCCGCCGTTCGCGGGCTTCTTCTCCAAGGACCGCATCATCGAAGCCGCCTTCGCACACGGCGGATTCGCCGGCATCATCACCGGATTGGCGGCGTTGGTCGGCGCCGGTATCACCGCCTTCTACATGACCCGCGTCATGATCCTCACCTTCTTCGGTGAGAAGCGGTGGAAGGACGGCGTGCACCCGCACGAGGCTCCCGCCTCCATGACCGGCCCGATGATCCTGCTGGCCTTCGGTTCCCTGGCCTCGGGCGCCCTGCTCGCCTGGGGCAGCGCCCTGCAGAACTGGCTGGAACCGGTCGTCGGCTACCACCACGCCGAACCCGTCATCCCGGTGTGGGCGGTCACCTTCTTCGCCCTCGCCGTCGTCGCGGCCGGAGTCTGGGTCGCCTACGACCAGTACGCCAAACAGGCCATCCCCGAAACCGCGCCCGCCGCAACACCTCTCATCGAAGCCGCCCGCCGCGACCTCTACGGCGACGCGGTCAACGAGGCCGCGTTCATGCGCCCCGGCCAGCACCTGACCCGCTCGCTGGTGTTCGTCGACAACCGCGGCATCGACGGCCTGGTCAACACCACCGCCGCCGTCATCGGCGGCCTGTCCGCCCGAATCCGCCGCGTGCAAAGCGGATTCGTACGCTCCTACGCCCTGTCCATGTTCACCGGCGCGGCCCTGGTGGCCGCCGCCCTGCTGGCGGTGAGGTTGCTTTGAACGACTTTCCCTGGCTGACAACGCTGTGGGCGGTTCCGCTCGGCGGAGCGCTACTGGCACTGCTGTTCCCGGCCCGCTGGCGCACCGCGGTGCGGGCCTGGGCGCTGATCGTGTCCCTCGGGACACTCGGGGTGGGGATCTGGCTGGCCTCGCAGTTCTCGCCCAAGGGTGAGCACTATCAGTTCATCGAATCGCACCAGTGGATACCGGCTTTCGGGGCGGGGTACACCCTCGGGCTCGACGGGATCGCGCTGGTGCTGGTGCTGCTCACCGCCGGGCTGATTCCGCTGCTGCTGCTTGCCGGATGGCGCGATGACC contains:
- the nuoF gene encoding NADH-quinone oxidoreductase subunit NuoF — protein: MTQTLPAPSGLTPVLSKHWDDPDSWTLAAYKGQGGYRALPKALRMQPDEVIATVKDSGLRGRGGAGFPTGMKWGFIPQGPGPDGITKPHYLVVNADESEPGTCKDIPLMLASPHTLLEGVIIAAYAIRASHAFIYVRGEVVPVLRRLQAAVEQAYAAGYLGRNIQGSGYNLDVVVHAGAGAYICGEETALLDSLEGRRGQPRLRPPFPAVAGLYACPTVVNNVESIASVPAIIVNGVDWFRGFGTEKSPGFTLYSLSGHVTRPGQYEAPLGITLRELLTHAGGVRAGHTLKFWTPGGSSTPIFTAEHLDVPLDYEGVAAAGSMLGTKALQIFDDTTCVVRAVLRWTEFYAHESCGKCTPCREGTYWLVQLLERLENGQGHFTDLDKLADIADNINGKSFCALGDGAASPIFSSLKYFRDEYADHITGGACPFDPARSTLWAEGER
- a CDS encoding NADH-quinone oxidoreductase subunit G, yielding MTSTVSSSTSGGLTPAELVSVTIDGTTVSVPPGTLLIRAAELIGIQIPRFCDHPLLDPVGACRQCLVEVEGQRKPVASCTMTVADGMVVNTQLTSPAAEKAQEGVMELLLINHPLDCPVCDKGGECPLQNQAMSNGRAESRFDGVKRTYPKPIPLSSAILLDRERCVLCARCTRFSQQVAGDPFIELMDRGALQQVGIAAGEPLDSYFSGNTVQICPVGALTGSTYRFRARPFDLVSSPAVCEHCASGCAQRTDHRRGKVMRRLAGDDPQVNEEWNCDKGRFAFAYATERDRLTTPLVRSWNGQLQPASWSEAIAAAARGLAAARGNAGVLVGGRVTLEDAYAYSKFARVALDTNDIDFRARDHSAEEADFLAARVAGQGITVDYAALERAPIVLLAGFEAEEESPIIYLRLRKAARKNGIGILSLAPYETRGLQRMNGTLVPTAPGAEPHVLEALRTGDTNAAALDPAWLADINALLRSPGAIILVGERLGGIPGGLSAAARLADDTGAALAWVPRRAGERGALEAGALPGLLPGGRVVTDSVARHQVRDAWGVEELPAEPGRDTAAILAAAPTLGAILVGGVEVGDLPDPHAALTAIDAASFVVSMELRRSDISDRADVVFPVASAMEKTGTFLTWEGRHRQFDAALRDSTVRREPAPLAEYRVLDAIAHEMGVRLGLPDAASARAELADLGVWDGPAVPTPQHRPHPIAQPASGTAVLSAWRMLIDRGRGQDGEPNLAGTARTPVVRLSPATAAEIGATTGDPVTVGNDHGHITLPLVITEMPDRVVWLPMNSPGSDVLVQLGTTPGHIVRIRREDHRE
- the nuoH gene encoding NADH-quinone oxidoreductase subunit NuoH; this encodes MAAQPGDYGGLGVFGRDPWWLILVKSIGIFVFLLLTPMLAVYAERKIVAFMQMRVGPNRVGPRGTLQSIADGVKMLLKEDIIPAIVDKPIFILAPIISLIPAVMAFAVIPFGPEVSMFGVRTPLQLTDMPVGVLYILAMASVGVYGIVLAGWASGSTYPLLGGLRSTAQVISYEIAMALCFAAVFLLSGTMATSGIVEAQYGTWYVFLLLPSFLIYAVSMVGETNRAPFDLPEAEGELVGGFHTEYSSLKFAMFMMAEYINMATVSALATTLFFGGWHAPFPISLWAGANSGWWPMLWFTAKVWLFLFVFIWLRGTLPRLRYDQFMNLGWKLLIPVSLAWVMFVATLRVLENEGYHVQTPGMVIGGIVVALLLLGMVIRAGHAGDDRTKAAPDATATTMYSDFPVPPMPTEPAKASAKPGLLEPLGGFFVTFMTMFKKPNTELYPEVKTPTAPRYHGRHQLNRHPDGLEKCIGCELCAWACPADAIYVEGADNTEEARFSPGERYGRVYQINYLRCIGCGLCIEACPTRALTMTNEYELADDNRADLIYEKQDLLADLQAGMLAPPHAMYPGADEGSYYRGEVPGATTELAASEGGQR
- a CDS encoding NADH-quinone oxidoreductase subunit J, with translation MIDHLAQQGQQLITHTGTGEAVQFWILAVVAVAGALGMVCARKAVHSALCLAATMITLSAFYIAQSALFLGIVQIVVYTGAVMMLFLFVLMLVGVDSAESLKETLRGHRLAVLIVGIGFGMLLIAAIARGMSADSVADTGGIGLGGDNTVAALAELIFVRYVWAFELTGALLITATIGAMVLAHRERFGPPTDQREQSKQRFREGKRVTPLPTPGVYARHNAVDTPARLPDGSFEELSVSTILRHRRNRAHEQAAVLSVGNGNSNGHNGNGKTGDHSHEEG
- the nuoK gene encoding NADH-quinone oxidoreductase subunit NuoK → MNPDNYLYLSALLFTIGAAGVLVRRNAIVVFMCIELMLNAVNLAFVTFARLHGNLDGQVFAFFTMVVAAAEVVVGLAIIMTIFRARRSTSVDDANLLRY
- the nuoL gene encoding NADH-quinone oxidoreductase subunit L — protein: MDTAQMMLWLLPALPLGGAVFLLLAGRFSDAWGHLVGVVMALASFGVAAWAFFDMLDRADGERAVSHSLFSWVPVTGLQVDFALQLDQLSMCFALLITGVGSLIHIYSVGYMAHDPGRRRFFAYLNLFLAAMLVLVLAGNYLVLYLGWEAVGLASYLLIGFWYQKPSAATAAKKAFIVNRVGDMGLAIALMVMFATFGSIDFATVFGAAGAAGEGTLTAIGLLLLLGACGKSAQVPLQSWLGDAMEGPTPVSALIHAATMVTAGVYLIARSNPIFDLAPGAQAAVMAVGAITLLFGAIIGCAKDDIKKALAASTMSQIGYMILAAGLGPVGYAAAIMHLLTHGFFKAGLFLGAGSVMHAMDDETDMRRYGGLRKLLPITYVTFGFGYLAILGVPPFAGFFSKDRIIEAAFAHGGFAGIITGLAALVGAGITAFYMTRVMILTFFGEKRWKDGVHPHEAPASMTGPMILLAFGSLASGALLAWGSALQNWLEPVVGYHHAEPVIPVWAVTFFALAVVAAGVWVAYDQYAKQAIPETAPAATPLIEAARRDLYGDAVNEAAFMRPGQHLTRSLVFVDNRGIDGLVNTTAAVIGGLSARIRRVQSGFVRSYALSMFTGAALVAAALLAVRLL